In the Allorhodopirellula heiligendammensis genome, GTTGCGACGAAGTCCCACCACTTGCGCCGATCTTTCAACGGCACCCGTTTGCCCGCTTCGACGATCGCGATGGAAGTCGCCGGTTTCTTCGCCAGCAAACGCTGAGCAACCAGCGCCCCCGCAACGCCGGAACCGATGATGACGTAATCGAACGACTTGGCCTGTTTCGCCATCATGCATCCTCGAAAGTGCGATAAGGACGCTGCGTGCGAAAACGCGAACCGGAGACGAAACCGGCATAATTCCGCCCCCCGAAGCTACGAAATCCACCCGAGTTCACATACACACGGATGAACTCGTCGACAACATATCGCTTGAAAGCGACGATTTGTTTCTCAGTCGATCGGTGAACTTGCCCTTCCATGAACAAGAACGCATATAGATCGCTACCATGCTCCTCTTCCAACTCGGCGAGGATGTCGCAGGCATCCACATAATGCTTCCAATAGGATGGAGTCCCAGCGATCTTGACCTGTATGAACTCACGCCAACGGCTGGCCATGTCTTCGACACGACAGGCTTGTTCGTCACCCCAGCACGTGTGAATAGCAACAAACAGCCGCCAGAGGACTTCAACTTGATCGTCCGTCAGCCCAGCATCTCGCTGCGTGTCCCCGCTAGATTCTTCAAGTTGTTGCGACAAGGTTGCTCCTTTTCATGACAAAGCTCTGCATTTCCCCTACCTACTCAGTCGGCAGGTCAGCGGGCACCCTGTAGAGCGGCCTACGGGCGGTTGTTGCCAATACACCCGACAGAGCTAGACAGGAGGATAGCGTTGCTAGCATCGGCGTGCAACAAAAGGACGTTATTTTTTTCCAACCGCCGCGGAAGTTCACATTCTCAAAATCTGAATTGATGCGTTGGTTCTCGAATTGATGCATCCGGCGGGACTGTCACAACGACGATTGCTTTGACGTCCCTCGTGTTCATAATCTCGGTCCCGTCGATGGTCGGGACGACATCGAGACCGAGTTCTACTTCTACTTCTACTTCTACTTCTACTTCTGCTTCTGCTTCTGCTGACATGTTTCGATTCCATCCTGGGTCGAGAGACTATTTCACCGAGTCCCGCCAGAATTTTTGCAGGCGAGCTTGGTTGGCGATGAGGGCTGGTTTCATGAACGGGCGTTTGGGATTGCGACGTGGTTTACTCGCTTCGCGTCGCTCGTTTTTGTCTTCGATCAGTCGTGTGGCTTGGTTGCCTTGGGCGACCGTCAGTAGCTTGATGCGGGCAAACTTGCCGGGTTGCTTCGCTCGGATCGGCCCGTGTTCGTCGACTCGAAACCGAAGTCGCTTCAGTTTGCGTCACTTGGTGACCTCGTCGCCGAATTCGTGAAGGTTCCACAGTTCGCCAGCGATTTCGTTGACTTGGCCGATGACGGCTTGTTCGCGTTCGCGGTCCACCTCGTAACCGAGAACGCTGGTATTTGAGATCGCAACCTTTCCGCCCCGCAGACTTCGGCGCTGGAAATCCTTGCTTAAAAAGCATCGGGTGATGTTCCGGCAAATTGTCGACTCTAAGTTTTCCGACTATCTTTTGCACGAGTCCGATGGCGACTTGACTCTGGACGATGGTGAGAACTTTTTGTGAAGAATGCTTTGCTGAGAACGAAAGACCATGAGCGAATACCAATATATCTACTTCGCCGCAGTCGATCGGGCGCTCGATGATAAGCAGCTTGCTTTCATGGAGAAGCAATCGACGCGGGCGAACGCGACACGGTGGCAGTTTGAGGTCGAATACAACTACAGTGACTTTCGTGGCAACGCGATCGAGATGGTGCGGCGCGGAGTAACCGTACACCAGAGCCAGTCAGTGGCGTGGGGTTGACTTCCTAGGGAGGCGGCGGCGGGCACGGCGGGTTCGTTTGCGGTCGGCGGCTTGGCGACGCTCGTCCGCGCGGTACTCGCGAATCGATTCAGGATGGTCTGCTTACCAAGCGTGCGGTGCCATCAATGACCAGTCCGTCTCCCCTGCCAACGCGCGACGCAACACGTCGTCCAGGTATGCGCGCACGTCCAAGTCGTTGCGGATGGCAGATCAGATAATCGTAAGCAAGTTCGCCGCTCGTTCGCCCGCTGCCAGCGATCCTTTGAATAGCCCGTTCTTGCGCCCTGTCGCTACGCGTTTCATCAACTGTTCGCAGTCATTATTGTCGATCGGGATCGAAGGGTCTTCGATGAATCGTGATAACGCGTCCCGGTGGTTACGAACGTAGCTCGCCGCGATCCCAAGGTTGCTCTTGGGTAATACGTTCAGCGTCGACATCGCGTCGCTCGACAGGTACGCGTCGATCTGATCAAGCACGTGACGCGACAGACTTTGCCGACGCGCAAGTCGTACCGCTTCGTCGAGCGTTTTGATTTGATCTTCGATGTCATAGAGCATCCCAATCAAGGATTCCAACTTCGCGACTTGCAGCGGAAACGCGCTACGGCA is a window encoding:
- a CDS encoding IS66 family transposase produces the protein MAFDFTVSRHRDGPDDVLEDFSGNLIGDCWSGFQKINVRSDSRIMFAACWAHARRKIDECRSAFPLQVAKLESLIGMLYDIEDQIKTLDEAVRLARRQSLSRHVLDQIDAYLSSDAMSTLNVLPKSNLGIAASYVRNHRDALSRFIEDPSIPIDNNDCEQLMKRVATGRKNGLFKGSLAAGERAANLLTII